The nucleotide window CCAACTGTGGATGATACTTTTCGGTGCAAGTGAATAAGCGATACCCGTGATAGCCCCTTTCTGGAGGGCTTTGTGGATGGTGAAGCCATGGAATCTACACGGTATATCAAGCGCGCGAAGCAAAGCCATCAACAACGTGCCTTTGGTGTTGCATTGCCCCATGCCATCGGACAGCACCCGTGATGCAGGCAAGTCGTCCGACTCGTTGTAGCCAAAGGCAATCTCATCCTTAACAAAGTTGTAGGCTGCGCCAATCCTGTCTTTGGTTTCTAGCTCTCGCCAGGCTCGTCGGGCAAGCAATGACTGGATTGCTTCATGCCCAAAATCTAACAGTGGCGTGGGCTTGATCAGATCGGCGAGCGAAACAGTATCTATGGTCTTCACAAGCTCAATCACCTGTTTTTTGTTTCAGCAGACGCAACCCGTTGAAGACCACCAGCAGGCTTGCCCCCATATCCGCGAACACCGCCATCCACATGGAAGCGTTGTCAAAAATCGCTAGCACCAGAAACACTACCTTGATGCCAAGCGCAAGCGCAATGTTTTGCCAAAGCACAGCATGGGTGCGTTTGGAGAGCCGTATGGTTTCCGGCAGACGCCGCAGGTCATCATTCATCACCACCACATCTGCCGCTTCCATGGCCGTGTGGGTGCCTGCGCCGCCCATGGCAAAGCCTATGTCGGCTTTGGCAAGCGCTGGCGCGTCATTGATACCGTCGCCCGTCATGGCTGTGTTGCCATACCGTTGTTGGAGCTCACTGATGGCCTGTAACTTGTCTTCTGGCAGCAAGTTGCCGCGCACTTCAGCGATCCCCGCTTGAGAGGCTACTGTGCGGGCGGTTGCAATGTTGTCGCCAGTCAGCATGACTGGGGTCACGCCAAGTGACTTCAGATC belongs to Ottowia testudinis and includes:
- a CDS encoding transglutaminase-like domain-containing protein; this translates as MIELVKTIDTVSLADLIKPTPLLDFGHEAIQSLLARRAWRELETKDRIGAAYNFVKDEIAFGYNESDDLPASRVLSDGMGQCNTKGTLLMALLRALDIPCRFHGFTIHKALQKGAITGIAYSLAPKSIIHSWVEVWFEGRWVNLEGFILDRTYLCALQVRFADHRGAFCGYGAATPDLQSPRIEWQGEDTYIQKDGINADLGIYDSPDAFYAERGTNLSGLKQWLYKHVVRHWMNSNVANIRGK